Within Rhodothermales bacterium, the genomic segment CGAGGGGACTGACGGTGACGTCGAAGTAGACCGTGACCTCGTCTCGGGTCTTGAGCGTGCCGAGGAGGACGGTCGGCGGGTCGATGCCGAAATCCGTCATCAGGAGGGTGTGCTGGCCGGTGAAGCGGAAGCGGCCGTCGTCCAGTGCCTTGCCCTTGACGGTCATCTGCGCGGGACCTATGGTTCCAGAGATCGTGAGCCGGCCGGTCGTGCGGATCGTGGTCCACCCGTCGGCCTCCGGTGCACCGAGCGTCGCGCTCGTGAGCGTGTAGCGGATCGGCGTCTGGCCGAGCGCGTCGCGCAGATGGCGGTTCATCGTGCCGTTGCCGCAGTCGATGCTCTGCACCGGGATCGTCACGATCGTGCCGCCGAGCGAGGTCAGGTCGGTGCCTTCCACGTCGGCGTCGAGCGTGCCGGCGAACTGCCCGACCTGGCAGTCCCAGTCGCGGATCGACGAGGTGCCCTCGACCCAGATCTGGCCGCTGCGGTCAAAAGTGAAAGAATCGGAGGCCCAGCCCGCTGCGCCGAGGACGAGGAGGGCGAGGGTGGGGATGAGGAGGGAGCGTGTCATGGGAGGGTTGGGAAAGGTGGGGGGGTCGGGAGACGCCGGGGTTCCACCGCAGCGTTCGATCCAAGAACCCATGCGGCCATCTCAGCGTGGGGTGATTTTCTCGGTGGGGTCAGGACGCCGGCTCGTCCG encodes:
- a CDS encoding YceI family protein, coding for MTRSLLIPTLALLVLGAAGWASDSFTFDRSGQIWVEGTSSIRDWDCQVGQFAGTLDADVEGTDLTSLGGTIVTIPVQSIDCGNGTMNRHLRDALGQTPIRYTLTSATLGAPEADGWTTIRTTGRLTISGTIGPAQMTVKGKALDDGRFRFTGQHTLLMTDFGIDPPTVLLGTLKTRDEVTVYFDVTVSPLGSN